A DNA window from Janibacter sp. A1S7 contains the following coding sequences:
- a CDS encoding cobalamin biosynthesis protein CobG → MTTSVPSRGGADRCPGLLTPFVAEDGAMVRLRVPGGRLEAQTLAEIASLATRFGDPNLTLTSRGSLQVRGLPTPLPRQFIAAIDDLGLIPSGPHDTARNIVADPDARLDDLVADLDAALLADPALAGLPGRFLLAVARPGGPVLAEPWDVGIVDDAGSARVVVDGRCVQVPRGRAAPTALEVARRFLAARADARTWNVRDLPEDARADLLPAGIPFVGAIDAPPAPGPLGDDLVALVPLGLLTPDMAASLTGMVRLTPWRSIVVPGGAAHVDELEAAGYDASPDSPWTVLTACAGAPSCGRTTTRTRDLAREAASVVDVDGPPVHVIGCERACGHPARGHTLSLNPTTAADVVAAQSSPRDEKDP, encoded by the coding sequence GTGACCACCTCAGTGCCCTCCCGCGGCGGCGCCGACCGCTGCCCGGGACTGCTCACCCCCTTCGTCGCCGAGGACGGTGCGATGGTGCGGCTGCGGGTGCCGGGCGGCCGGCTCGAGGCGCAGACGTTGGCCGAGATCGCTTCTCTCGCAACACGTTTCGGTGACCCGAACCTCACGCTGACTTCCCGTGGCAGCCTGCAGGTGCGCGGCCTGCCGACCCCGCTCCCCCGCCAGTTCATCGCCGCGATCGACGACCTCGGGCTGATCCCCTCCGGCCCCCACGACACGGCACGCAACATCGTCGCCGACCCGGATGCCCGGCTCGACGACCTCGTCGCCGACCTCGACGCGGCGCTCCTGGCCGACCCGGCGCTCGCCGGGCTGCCGGGACGCTTCCTGCTCGCGGTGGCCCGGCCGGGAGGTCCCGTCCTCGCGGAGCCGTGGGACGTCGGGATCGTCGACGACGCGGGGTCCGCCCGGGTCGTCGTGGACGGCCGCTGCGTGCAGGTCCCCCGGGGCAGGGCGGCGCCGACGGCGCTCGAGGTGGCGCGGCGCTTCCTCGCCGCGCGCGCCGACGCCCGGACGTGGAACGTCCGCGACCTGCCCGAGGACGCCCGGGCGGACCTGCTGCCGGCAGGGATCCCCTTCGTCGGCGCGATCGATGCCCCGCCGGCGCCCGGGCCGTTGGGGGACGACCTCGTCGCACTCGTGCCGCTCGGGCTGCTGACGCCCGACATGGCGGCATCCCTCACCGGCATGGTGCGCCTCACCCCGTGGCGTTCGATCGTCGTGCCGGGCGGGGCCGCGCACGTCGACGAGCTCGAGGCGGCCGGCTACGACGCCTCCCCCGACTCCCCGTGGACGGTGCTCACCGCGTGCGCGGGCGCCCCCTCGTGCGGTCGGACGACGACCCGCACCCGCGACCTCGCCCGGGAGGCGGCCTCCGTCGTCGACGTCGATGGACCCCCCGTCCACGTCATCGGATGTGAACGCGCCTGCGGTCACCCCGCCCGGGGGCACACACTGTCCCTCAACCCCACTACCGCTGCGGACGTCGTTGCCGCACAGAGCTCCCCACGAGACGAGAAGGACCCATGA
- the cobN gene encoding cobaltochelatase subunit CobN: MPTIALLSTSDTDLLSARSAGAAARSDVDFTVANPARLDRGQIVERVAGADVVVVRYLGSPQGLWEGFDDLRSAAAPLVVLGGTQEPDAALMELSTVPPGTAAEAHRYLAEGGPANLTQLHAFLCDTLLLTGQGFEAPQALPAWGLLEREDPAPRTDGGARPRVGVLIYRAQYAAGNTAYAHALADAIDAAGGHGEVVHAASLRDAPDGLLEHLGTLDALVTTVLAAGGTKPATAGAGEDDEAWDVERLAALDIPILQGLCLTWSRADWEESDDGMSPLDVATQVAVPEFDGRLITVAFSFKEFDDEGLPHYVADPERAARVAGIAVNHARLRSTPVEQRRIAVVLSAYPTKHSRLGNAVGLDTPVSTIRMLRSMREAGYDLGEGFVGMDPLPSVEGENPDTTCGNALVHELIAAGGQDEEWLTQEQVEDAQVRIPAEHYRQWFERFPAELREAMTEHWGEAPGEVFVDTTRDARGEIVTAALVRGNVALLVQPPRGFGENPIAIYHDPDLPPTHHYLATYRWIEEDFGAHAIVHVGKHGNLEWLSGKNLAMSAACGTDAALGTVPLIYPFLVNDPGEGTQAKRRAHATIVDHLVPPMARAESYGDIARLEQLLDEYGNVSVMDPAKAPALRGEIWQLIHAAQMHVDLGLTDVDLDDAEGFDELVMHVDGWLCEIKDVQIRDGLHVLGQAPQGEELVNLVLAVLRAAQVFSGQVGSVSGLRAALGLADDASSTETDAVEGRARHLVEALAAADWSAAAASSIVAHAEPGLGEATAAEVTHVLEFAATQVVPRLAATERELPMVLHALDGGYVPAGPSGSPLRGLINVLPTGRNFYSVDPKAIPSRLAYQTGTAMADSLLQRYREETGGLPTSVGLSMWGTSAMRTSGDDIGEVLALLGVTPVWDEQSRRVTGLEPIPLAELGRPRVDVTVRISGFFRDAFPHVIALIDDAVQLVAGLQESAEDNHVRAHAADDLAEHGDERRSRTRIFGSKPGSYGAGILQVVESGTWRSDADLAQVYTQWGGYAYGRDLDGKPAAEDMERTYRRIQVAAKNVDNRESDILDSDDYFQYHGGMVATVRALTGAEPKAYVGDSTSPDAVRTRTLQEETNRVFRSRVVNPRWISAMQRHGYKGAFELAATVDYLFGFDATAGVVHDWMYDRIAQDYVLDEANQQFMRRANPWALRGIVEKLTEAADRGLWEEPDPEVVRQMQQVYLDIEGDLEEDE; this comes from the coding sequence GTGCCCACGATCGCCCTGCTGTCCACCTCCGACACCGACCTGCTCAGCGCACGCAGCGCCGGCGCCGCCGCACGGTCCGACGTCGACTTCACCGTCGCCAACCCGGCCCGCCTGGACCGGGGGCAGATCGTCGAGCGCGTCGCCGGCGCCGACGTCGTCGTCGTCCGCTACCTCGGCTCCCCGCAGGGGCTGTGGGAGGGCTTCGACGACCTGCGTTCCGCCGCAGCGCCGCTCGTCGTGCTCGGTGGGACCCAGGAGCCGGATGCGGCTCTGATGGAGCTCTCCACCGTCCCGCCCGGCACCGCCGCGGAGGCACACCGCTACCTCGCCGAAGGGGGACCGGCCAACCTGACGCAGCTGCACGCCTTCCTCTGCGACACCCTGCTGCTCACCGGGCAGGGCTTCGAGGCGCCGCAGGCGCTGCCCGCGTGGGGACTCCTCGAGCGCGAGGACCCTGCCCCGCGCACCGACGGCGGCGCCCGGCCCCGGGTCGGTGTGCTCATCTACCGGGCGCAGTACGCCGCCGGCAACACCGCGTACGCGCACGCCCTCGCCGACGCGATCGACGCCGCCGGCGGGCACGGCGAGGTCGTCCACGCCGCCTCGCTGCGCGACGCCCCCGACGGGCTCCTCGAGCACCTCGGCACCCTCGACGCCCTCGTCACCACCGTGCTCGCCGCCGGTGGCACCAAGCCCGCCACCGCCGGTGCGGGTGAGGACGACGAGGCGTGGGACGTCGAGCGGCTCGCCGCCCTGGACATCCCGATCCTGCAGGGACTGTGCCTGACGTGGAGCCGCGCCGACTGGGAGGAGTCCGACGACGGGATGAGCCCGCTCGACGTCGCCACCCAGGTCGCCGTCCCCGAGTTCGACGGGCGCCTGATCACGGTCGCGTTCTCGTTCAAGGAGTTCGACGACGAGGGGCTGCCGCACTACGTCGCCGACCCGGAGCGCGCCGCCCGCGTCGCGGGCATCGCCGTCAACCACGCGCGCCTGCGCTCCACCCCGGTCGAGCAGCGCCGGATCGCCGTCGTCCTCTCCGCCTACCCGACGAAGCACTCCCGCCTGGGCAATGCGGTCGGCCTCGACACCCCGGTCTCGACCATCCGGATGCTCCGGTCGATGCGGGAGGCCGGCTACGACCTCGGTGAGGGGTTCGTCGGCATGGACCCGCTCCCGTCGGTCGAGGGCGAGAACCCCGACACGACGTGTGGCAATGCCCTGGTCCACGAGCTCATCGCCGCCGGCGGGCAGGACGAGGAGTGGCTCACCCAGGAGCAGGTCGAGGACGCCCAGGTGCGCATCCCGGCCGAGCACTACCGGCAGTGGTTCGAGCGCTTCCCGGCCGAGCTGCGCGAGGCGATGACCGAGCACTGGGGCGAGGCGCCGGGCGAGGTCTTCGTCGACACCACCCGCGACGCCCGGGGGGAGATCGTCACCGCCGCTCTCGTGCGCGGCAACGTCGCCCTGCTCGTGCAGCCGCCGCGCGGCTTCGGGGAGAACCCGATCGCGATCTACCACGACCCCGACCTGCCACCGACGCACCACTACCTCGCGACCTACCGGTGGATCGAGGAGGACTTCGGTGCCCACGCGATCGTCCACGTCGGCAAGCACGGCAACCTCGAGTGGCTCTCCGGCAAGAACCTCGCGATGTCCGCCGCGTGCGGCACCGACGCCGCGCTGGGCACCGTGCCGCTGATCTACCCCTTCCTCGTCAACGACCCCGGTGAGGGCACCCAGGCCAAGCGCCGCGCCCACGCGACGATCGTCGACCACCTCGTCCCGCCGATGGCCCGCGCCGAGTCCTACGGCGACATCGCGCGGCTGGAGCAGCTGCTCGACGAGTACGGCAACGTCTCGGTCATGGACCCGGCGAAGGCCCCGGCGCTGCGCGGCGAGATCTGGCAGCTGATCCACGCCGCCCAGATGCACGTCGACCTCGGGCTGACGGACGTGGACCTCGACGACGCGGAGGGCTTCGACGAGCTCGTCATGCACGTCGACGGCTGGCTCTGCGAGATCAAGGACGTCCAGATCCGCGACGGGCTGCACGTCCTCGGGCAGGCGCCGCAGGGGGAGGAGCTGGTCAACCTCGTCCTGGCGGTCCTGCGCGCCGCGCAGGTCTTCTCCGGCCAGGTCGGGTCCGTGTCCGGACTGCGAGCCGCCCTCGGCCTCGCCGATGACGCCTCCTCCACCGAGACCGACGCGGTCGAAGGCAGGGCCCGTCACCTCGTCGAGGCCCTTGCCGCGGCCGACTGGTCCGCGGCGGCGGCGAGCAGCATCGTCGCGCACGCCGAACCGGGGCTCGGCGAGGCCACCGCGGCCGAGGTGACGCACGTCCTCGAGTTCGCCGCGACCCAGGTCGTGCCGCGCCTGGCCGCGACCGAGCGGGAGCTGCCGATGGTGCTGCACGCGCTCGACGGCGGGTACGTCCCCGCGGGGCCGAGCGGGTCCCCCCTTCGCGGTCTGATCAACGTGCTGCCCACCGGGCGCAACTTCTACTCCGTCGACCCCAAGGCGATCCCGTCCCGGCTGGCCTACCAGACCGGTACCGCGATGGCCGACTCACTGCTGCAGCGCTACCGCGAGGAGACCGGTGGGCTGCCCACGTCGGTGGGCCTGTCGATGTGGGGCACCTCGGCGATGCGCACCTCCGGCGACGACATCGGCGAGGTGCTCGCGCTGCTCGGCGTCACCCCGGTGTGGGACGAGCAGTCCCGCCGGGTCACCGGGCTCGAGCCGATCCCGCTGGCCGAGCTCGGGCGGCCGCGCGTGGACGTCACCGTGCGCATCTCCGGGTTCTTCCGCGATGCCTTCCCGCACGTCATCGCGCTCATCGACGACGCCGTCCAGCTGGTCGCCGGGCTGCAGGAGTCCGCCGAGGACAACCACGTGCGCGCCCACGCCGCCGACGACCTGGCCGAGCACGGCGACGAGCGACGTTCGCGCACAAGGATCTTCGGCTCCAAGCCGGGCAGCTACGGCGCCGGCATCCTGCAGGTCGTCGAGTCCGGCACCTGGCGCAGCGACGCGGACCTCGCACAGGTCTACACGCAGTGGGGTGGCTACGCCTACGGGCGCGATCTCGACGGCAAGCCCGCCGCCGAGGACATGGAGCGCACCTACCGGCGCATCCAGGTCGCGGCCAAGAACGTCGACAACCGCGAGTCCGACATCCTCGACTCCGACGACTACTTCCAGTACCACGGCGGCATGGTCGCGACCGTCCGCGCGCTGACCGGGGCGGAGCCGAAGGCCTACGTCGGGGACTCCACCTCCCCGGACGCCGTGCGCACCCGCACCCTGCAGGAGGAGACCAACCGCGTCTTCCGCTCCCGCGTGGTCAACCCGCGGTGGATCTCGG